ATCCGGAAACCCGGTATCGGCACGCCGCTGGTAATGCTGTTGCCTATTTGTATGGCCAGTACCGATTTGCCCAGGTTGGTGTCCGAAAACAGGATGCACAGCTCGCCCTCGTGCCAAAACTCCGAGAACAGCATTTTGGGTACAGGTTCGTTTTTGGCCTCGTCTATCCATTTTTTAACCGGGCGGATCAGGAACAGGCCGCGGGCAACGTTTTCCTGCGCCCAGTATTCCTCGTTATCGCGCAGCATTTCGTCGCGGATAGCCTCTGAAAACCCTTTGGGTATGGTTGTGGGAACGGAAAGACCGGAGAGATCAATTTTTGGCGAAATGGTGGGGATTGACACCGCGGCTTCGCCCGGCCGTGGGTGCGTGGATGGGTTTTCTTCCATGTTGAAAAGATTTAAGTGTTTACTAATGATGATACCCGTGCATGGAGTGATTGGTTAACTGGTGATTAGTTAACTGGTTAATTGGTGACTGGCATTCCTGATCACTAATTAACCGATCACCGGTTAACTGTTTCAAGCGTTTCACCTGTTGCAGGGCGCAAGGGTATGAAACAGTGAAACAAAGGGAGAGATCAGCCGAACGGACGAGTCAAATATAAAGATAAAAATGTAAAATACAAGAATAATCTTTATTATTAATTATAAGTTATTGAAATTGAGCAGGAAGCGCGGAAAATAGGGTGAAAAAACGGGGTGGTAACTGTAGTTTTATTAATATCTTTATAAATAAACTTGAATGCATGGAAGCTAAATTCGCCTTGAGGGTAAAAAATCTTGTACAAGTTGCTAAAGAACTAGCGAATGAAGTCGGTAATGCCAAACTAGAATCTGAACACTTTTTATTAGCCTTTATAAAAGATCCATTAAATATCGTTCTACGATAATCCCTGGCGTCCGCGATGGAATTTTGAGCCTTACATGCTGGATGGAGGTGAATTTGTGATCAGTGATGGCCCGGAAAACGAAAAGTTGGTAACATTAAATTATTATTGGCGGTATTTACCATTCCTTTTTGGCTATACGTTCTTTTTATTTTTCCTGATAATAGACAAGGTGTATCCGGGAATATGGTTCTTTTCAATGTTCTACGCTATTGTTGTTCCGATTGACATTATGAGGTCCAAAAGCAAAGCAAAAGAATTGCTCACGGCGGTTTTAAGCAATCATGAATGAAAAGCGTTTCACTCCTTTACACCTGCAACAAGTTGCAACATGTGAAACAGTGGCTCGCTTTTGTCATTCTGAGCATCGCGAAGAATCTATTGCGGATTATTAATCAAGGAAGAATTTCAAAATATTCCTCCGTCTCGTGGCTATCAATAGATGCTGAACCTGCCTGCCGGCAGGCAGGTTCAGCATGACAAATCTTAGAAATGCCTGATTAACCAATCACTAATTAACCGGTCACCGGTTAACAAATCCCCAAAAACTGCTACCTTTAAACCTCACTACAAAAAAACCAACAATGAACCAACAAACCGTTTTCGGCAAATGGCATGGCATCATGTCGCTGCTGTTTATTTTCAGCTTATTTTTTATTCCTGCTGCCCACGCGCAGCAAAGCAAGGACCCGGATGTAATAGGCCGGTGGGACCTAACCGTCGATAAAGGCGGCCAGAGTTTGCCGTCGTGGCTCGAGGTGCAAAAATCGGGCACACACACGCTTATCGGGCGTTTTTGTTATGCCTTCGGCAGCGCCAGGCCTATTTCGCAGGTGATGGAGAAGGATGGCAAATTCAGCTTTTCTATTCCGCCGCAATGGGAAGAGGGCAGCCGCAATATGGATTTTGAGTTTGAGGTGAACGGCGACGCCATTAAAGGCACCATGGTTTACACCGACGGCCAAACCTACAACTGGACCGGTGTACGCGCGCCATTGCTGGCACGCAGCAAAACCCCGGTTTGGGGCAAGCCCATCCGCCTGTTCAACGGCAAAAATACCAAAGGCTGGCATACCGACGGCAGGCCCAACCAGTGGGTAGTGGAGAATGGTATTTTGCGGAGCAAAAAATCGGGCGCCAACCTGATGACCGATAAAACCTTTACCGATTTTAAACTGCATATCGAGTTCCGTTACCAGCAGGGCAGCAACAGCGGCGTTTACCTGCGCGGCCGGTATGAGACCCAGGTAATAGACACTAAAAGCGGCGAGCCTGAACCGATAAATAACCAGTTCAGTTCGATATATGGCTTTTTGGCGCCAAACAAAATGATGGCCAAAAACCCGGGCGAATGGCAGTCGTACGATATTACGCTGGTAGGTCGCCTGGTTACGGTAGTGGCCAACGGGCAGGAAGTTATCTGCCGCCAGATAATCCCGGGCATTACCGGCGGCGCTATCGACAGCAAGGAAGGCGAACCTGGCCCCATTTTTATACAAGGCGACCATGGCCCGATAGATTACCGCAATATTGTGATAACACCGGCGAAGTAGTTTATGAGAATCAAGAGCCAAGAACCCGGAGCCAGGATTGTCTTGTTTCCTGACTCTTGGTTCCTGGTTCTTTCATTTTCGCGTAATTTCCTAACTTCGCAGCTTTTAGGAATTTTAAAGAAGCGAATCATGAGATCATTAACAATCATTTTCTTCATCATACTGGCATCATTTGGGGCTAACGCGCAAACTGCACCCGCCACTGCTGCACCTGCACAGGCCCCTACCGTGGTGTTTATCAATTCGGATAGCCTGCTGGCCAATTATGCCTACTATAAAGCGATAAAGACAAAATTGGAGAACCTGTCGGCCCAGGCGCAAAACGAGATAACTACCAAGGGACAGGCTTTTCAGAAAGAGGTTGCCGCTTACCAGAAAAAAGTGAACTCGCTAACCCCCGCTCAAAAAGCCGCAACCGAAAAGGCGCTGGCTAAAAAGCAAAACGACCTGCAGGCCCTCAATCAAAATACGGCCAAACAGTTGCAGGATATCGAGGCGTCGGAAAATGCCAACCTGTACGACCGCATTGCCGAGTACCTGAAAGGCTACACCAAAACCAAAGGTTATAAGATCGTACTTACCTATTCCAAATCGAACCCTTCGATGCTGTACGGCGACGACAGCCTGGATGTGACCAAAGATGTGTTGGTTGGGCTGAACGAGGAGTATAATAAGGCGGGGAAATAAAATTCTGGCCCAGGGGTTTTCTTTGAAACAATACCAGGACGATTATTTGCGTTATGGTCTGTAATTCAGCAACCTGATCCGTTTCTAACTTGAAGAGATACCTGGCTTATTTCTTATTCATAACAATATGCACCGGCTGTTCCGTCGTAAGTAAGCAGTATTATTACGTGCCTGATGTTCCGCACCAGGTCATTAAAAAACGCCCGGGGCATTCTGATTTCAAATACATTTACAGCAAGATAAAAGTAACCGGCAAAGCAGGCGACAGCATTGCCTCGGCAACTATCAGCAACGGTTTTGGACATCCCCTTTTGATGGGGCCTTTGATCTTTCCGGTTATCCCGGTAGGGGGTATTGCCAATAAAACCACCAGCAGGTTTGTAATGGAGCTTACCATAGATTGTAACGAGGGTTATTTTATGTCCATGGCTATAGACAGCAATGCCTATAAACGAAAGCGCGACTCGCTGAATGCCTTAAAAACAGGTACCCGGACCGAACTGAATATCGGCGGATGTTATCTTTTGGTAAACGACACGTTAAAAGTTCCGTTGCGCGTAAGCGAGTATTTTTTAGGTAATAATGGCGGGCACAGTTATTGGATAACATCGGATATCAAGTTCAGGAAAGTAAAAAACATGAAGCTTGTAACGGGTAATGCTATACTCGACAGCACTTTTAATAAAATAACTTTCACACGCAAAAGCAGGATCAAATATGACCTTGCGGGACCAGTTGGCTATTGAGCTTTATCATCACAAAGTCAACCTATAACTTACCACGTCAAACGTACAACCTGATCACGCCGCGTTCGAAATATATTTCACCAGGCTTCTTTTAGCTACCGGCAGCAGGGTTTGCTCCAGCGGGAAACTGATATCACTGGCCATATAATACAGTGCCGGGTTGGGCAGGTGCCTGCGCTTGCTGATGAGATCCAGCTTAATGGATTCGGGCGTGTTGGTGATGCTTTGTTCGTAGGTATCCACAAACTGGATATTTATTCCCCGGAACTTATCGTCCTTATTTTCGAAAATGGTTATCTGGTATTCATATATCCAGTTGGTGCGTGCAGTGCCGTTGCGTAACGAGAAGTAACCGTTATAGGGCATCAGCGGCACCAGGCCCACCGGGTCTATACTCAGCCTGCTTTCCACAAAATCATAAATTTCCTTACCGGTTTGTATGGCCGGGTCCATCTTGTACAGGGCAAAGGAAATGATACTTTCTATTTCGCGCATGGTGCTGTCGTCCTGCACTATTTTTTGGTAAGTAAGCTTCAGCGCGTCGATATCAGCCTGCGTCAATCGCTGCGGAAAGGCCTGCTGCATAATGGATTTATTACGCTTGAAATCGAGCAGGTTGTTATAATGGAAAACCAGGTCGGTAAGGTTTGGATAGAGCCGGCTTTTGTCGAAATGGCGGTTTATTTCCTGTAAATAATCCAGCAGGATGTATTTTTTATGTTCGAAATCTATCGAACCTTCTATAAACCAATTGGTACCTAATGATTTCATAATACAAAGTCATTTTACGGTAGCTTAAATTAAAAATAAAAAAGGCAAATTGCAACATGGTTTACGGAACACTCTACCTGGTACCTGTGCCACTTGCCGAAAATGCTGCTGCAAAGTCGTTTACGCCCTATCTTACTGATACCATCAACAGCATAAGGGAGTATATTGTTGAGAACGAAAAGACCGCCCGCCGCTTTTTAAAGGAAGCCGGCCTAAAAATTCCGCAAAACGAACTCATCATCCACGACTATGGCAAGCACAGCCGCGATAACGACATCAACAGTTTCTTTAAGGGTTTGACGGCAGGTAACGACGTTGGTTTAATGAGCGAAGCTGGCTGCCCGGGCGTGGCCGATCCGGGTTCGGATATTGTGGCCGAAGCACATAAAAGGGGAATAAAAGTGGTACCGCTGGTCGGGCCCAGCTCAATATTGCTGGCGGTAATGGCGTCAGGCTTCAACGGGCAAAGCTTTACTTTTCACGGCTACCTGCCCATCGACAAAAACGAGCGTGCAAAAAAAATAAAAGAACTGGAATCGATGGCTACCCGGTTCAACCAAACGCAGCTTTTTATCGAAACGCCTTTCCGTAACAACCCCATGCTGGAGGAAATTTTACGGTCGTGTGCCGCTAACACCCGCCTTTGCATCGCCTGCGACCTTACTGCTGCCGATGAATTTGTTCAAACCAAAACCATCGCCGCCTGGCGGCAGAAAGTGCCCGATCTGCATAAACGTCCAACCATTTTCCTTTTATTCCGTTCCTGATAATAGATGCGAATTACCGAAGAGCATACCAAAGTATTGATAGTTGGCGCCGGGCCATCGGGTTTGATGATGGCTGCGCAGTTGTTGCGCTACGGCGTGCAGCCGCTGATAATTGATAACAAACAAGGACCCACCAGCCATTCAAATGCGCTTGGCGTGCAGGCACGGTCGCTGGAAATATACCGGCAAATGGGTGTGTCGGATAAAGTAGTTCAAAACGGCAAACAGGCACAAGGGCTTACCTTTACCGAAAATAGCAAACAAGCGGCGTCCATCTCCTTAGCCAATGCCGGCAAAGGTCAAACGCTTTTTCCTTATGTGCTGCTATACCAGCAATATAAAAATGAGCGGCTATTACTTGATTATTTGACGCACCATGCCTGCCCGGTTTATTGGGAAACGTCGCTCATCACCCTAAAACAAAATCCTGGTTATGCCTATGCGGCACTTAAAAATGCCGAAGGCGAATACCATGTAAAATGCGACTGGGTTATCGGCGCCGACGGGGCACACAGCACGGTTCGAAAACAACTGAATATCCCGTTTAAGGGCGATACTTATCCCCACCATTTTTACCTGGTGGATGCTGAACTCGATGCGCCATTCCTGGATGGGGATTATGTACAGCTCTACCTGTCGAAGACGGGTTTCAGCGGGTTTTTCCCCATGCCCGAAAAAGATTGTTACCGTATCATCGGCAGTTTACCGGCAGAATTTGAAAATAAAGAAGACATCAAAATAGATGATGTTTTGCCGCTGCTGGATAAAGTAATCGGCCAGCCGGTCCGGGTCGTGAAAAACAACTGGTTCACCACCTATAAGCTGCACCACCGCATGGCCGAACATTTCAGGGACCATCGCTGCTTTTTGGTGGGCGACGCGGCGCATATCCACTCGCCCGTTGGTGGGCAGGGTATGAATACCGGTTTGCAGGATGCCTATAACCTGGCCTGGAAACTTGCCGGCGTAGTTACCGGGAATATACACGAAACGATACTTAACAGTTATGAGGCCGAACGTATGCCCGTGGCCCGCGACCTGTTAAGCTCGACCGACCGGGTGTTTAACATCATCATGTCCGACGGCTGGCTTATGGGCCTGGTAAAAAAATGGGTACTGCCGGCAGTGTTAAACTATTTCGGTAAAAATGACAAGATCAAAGCGCAATTGTTTAGGCGGGTTTCGCAAACGGGTATCTCCTATCGCGACAGCAAGATCAATGTGCATTTAAGCAGGTCGACCAGGATAAAAGCCGGCGACCGCCTGCCCTATCTTGAAATTTATGACGAGAAGAAACAGGAGGAAACTGATCTGCATGCCTGGTGCAGTAAGCCGGGCTTTACGCTGATAATCCTTGGCAAGTTTGATGAGATGCTGTTGTTCAACATCGCCAAATGGATCACCAACCGGTATACAGGCGTGCTAAATTTCTTCTACCTGCCGCCATCGGGCAAAAACCTGGACGTATTTGAAGCGTTTGAAGTAAGTCCCCACCAGGAAAAGGCCATCATCGTACGTCCCGATATGCACATTGGATATATGAACGACCTGGTAAGCATCGCCATGCTGGATAATTACCTGGTCAACGTTGCCAGTGTCATTCCCGCTAAAAAATAAGCGCCTGCACCGAAATGCAGACGCCGGGTTAAAAAACAACTTATTATGAATTGGGGGTATTAAATTCCTTTTAAGCCATTTCGGTATTTGTAACCTCATGGTAACTGACGATCGACAGATCGGGTTGCATCCGTAAAACAAAAGTCTGCAATTGTCCCACATTGGCCGGGTCATCGTAAGTAAGCAGCATATATTCGCCAAATAATTCGACCAGGCTCAGTTCAGCGGTTTCGAAATTGATGGCAACTTTATGCAGGGATATGTCTTCAATATGTGATTCGATCAGCTCAAATCGTGCAGTTTCAAATAATAGTTTATTGCCGAGATTATCCTTAACCAGGGGCATCTTATGGTCGAGCTGGGCGATGAAATGACCCACCGAAAAGTCGAGCTTATAGTGCAACGAATTAGCCCGGCCGTCGTTCGTTTTCATTTTACTGAAGGTTTTGAACTTTCCCCCTGGGTTATAAGCCTGCGATTTTAGCAGGAACTCCTGGTATGATGCCTGTAATATGGCTTTCTCAAAAGCAGTTTGGGATGATTCATCCATTATCTGCCGGTAAACTAACCTGATCTTCGCTTTGCACATTGTTCCTGGTTTTACAGTGTTATACCTATAGTATATGACCCTGTGTAACCTTCGCTCACGCTGCCCGTAAGGCTCACCGTCTCGTTGGCCAGGTCGGTCAGTGAATCCCCAAATATGCTATCCGCCTCATTGGTGGTAGTGTTAACACCGTGTGCCGAATAGAGGCTGCTTGCATACACCGTATTATTTATTGCCTCGGAGAAGCATATCTGGGTGGTTTTTTTCATCACACCATCCACATAAACCTCTATGTGTATATGCGTGGCCCTGCCTGTGTACCACCCAGGGTATATGGTAGTAAATTTGGCAAGGCCTGCGCTATCCGTTAGCTGGTAGCCGCGCAGCCAGGTGGATCCCACATAACTTTTAGTACCCAATATCCCTGGCTGGTTAGCATAACCTGAATAGTAGCCATCTTTATTACAGTGCCATATATCCACACGCGCATTGCTTACAATGTTGCAATTATTTCCTGCGTCTACCACTATAAAGGTTAATGACAACGGAACGCCGGTTTGAGTGCTTTCAGTAACGTCGCTTCTTTCAAGCGGGTTTTTGATCTCGCCACTTGGATAAGGGTATGGCCCTTCCGTTTCCGTGGCGGTCACAATACAACTGCCTGTGGTTGATGTGGTAGTTGTGCTGGTGCTTGTCCCGGTGGTGGTTGAAGTACTGGTTTTGGTTACACTGTCTTTTTTACAGCTATCCAATATCATCGGCCCTGCGGCAGCGGCAAGTGCAAATGTTTTTAAAAAGTTTTTCCGTTCCATTTTACATCAATTATTAGTTAATGGAATTATTAACTGATGTAAAACTATTTCAGTAAGGTACAGGTAGGCTGCTTGTGTCGGCTAATGGCAGTTTTGTGCCGATAAAATGCCCGTTTTCATTTGAATTTCATCCATTTACGCACAAAATCCATATAAGTTTCGCTAACCGGCAATTCGGCACCGGCTAATTGGATCTTGCGGTTGTGGATAGATCTTATCTTATCAACGGCCACAATAAAGCTGCGGTGCACACGCTGAAATTTATCTGCGGGCAGTTTTTCCAGCACCTTTTTTAGCGGCATCAGGGTCAGGATGGTTTTAGCATTTTGCTGATGTATCTTGATGTAGTCCTCCATGCTTTCGATATATTCAATATCATCCAGGTTGATCTTTATCATGCGATATTCCGAATATACATACAGGCTGGTTTCCTGCTTTTCGGGCGCCGCATTCTTATACCTAAAATATTCAATAGCCTTCTCCACCGCCTTTGCAAAACGTTTCGCATCTATGGGTTTCAGCAAATAGTCAAGCGCTTCGAGTTCAAAACCTTCAAAAGCAAATTTCTTATAGGCCGTTGTAAAAATGATCATCGGCCTGGTTTCAAGCGAACGGGCAAGCTGGATACCGGATATATCGGGCATATTGATATCGAGAAAAAGCAGGTCGACAGGCGAGTTTTTCAGGTATTCGCCACCCGACACCGCATCTTCAAAGGTCTGCACCAGCTGCAATTCGGGGAACTGGTGCACATACCTTGCTATCAGTCTTAATGCCAGCGGCTCGTCGTCAATAGCTATACATTTGAGTTTTATCATTACGCCTGCAATATCAGGTTTACGGTATATAACTGGTTCTCGGTATTGATGTTCAGCACATGCTTGCCAGGATACAAATAGGCCAGCCGTTGCTTTACGTTTTTTAAGCCGATACCTTCGCGCTCCGTTTGTACCTTATCGGGGAATATACGGTTCTGGCAATAAAATGAAATGCCATTTTCGTGGCCAAGGATATTGATGCTGACCGTCGACGGTTCGTGTTTGCTGATACCATATTTAAATACGTTTTCGATAAAGGTCATCAGTATAAGCGGCGCTATAACCTTGTCCTCAATCAGCCCCGACACCTTCATGTCAATGGTTGTTTTATCGCCCAGCCGCAAACGCTGAAGTTCGATATAATCGTTGATACAATCCACCTCATACTGCAACGGCACAAAGTTTTCCATGGCATCATCGGTAACATACCGCATAATATTGGATAGTTTCAGGATGCTTTCGGGTGCGTTCTCATCCTGCATCACCGCCAGGGTGTAAATATTGTTCAGTGTATTGAACAGGAAATGTGGATTGATCTGCGCCTTCAAAAACGACAACTCGGCGCTGGTTTTGTCCGATTCGGCCTGTACGGCGCGCTGTTCCGACAATTGCCACTGCCTGATGATCCTGATCGCGGTGCTCAGCGCTATGATCATGGCAAACAGGAACAAGCTGATGCTGTCGATATGGCGGTACGGCCCGTAATGCGGGGACTGTTGCATTGGCCCGTCGGGCGGCGGCCCTCCCGAACCCGGATAACCTGGTGGCGGCTCGCCGTGCGGCCCGGGCCCCTCCCGGCGGGGAGGCGGCATGGCCCTGCCCCTCAAAATATCGCGCATCGGCGACCGGATATGCATGGGTGCCATGCCAGGACGGTTTTCGTTGCTGCGCAATAAGCGATCATAAGGCTGCAAAAAGTATGTGCCACTAAGCAATACCAGTGTTATGATACCATAGGTAACATACCTTTTCTTCAGGAATAAGAGGGGTACCAGCACGTACGCGTTAAAATAAAAGAGGAAAGCATAGGTAATGCAAAACAGCCAGTAATAGGGCGATGAAAATACCGATTGAATGCTGTTTTGTTCGCCAGCATTGATGAACAATAACGGAAGCGCCATAAATAGCAACCATCCGGCAATATGTACAACAACAAGATACGCCCTGAACCTCAACATATACAAAGCAACGCAATCCCTTTCATTTTTGGGATATGTATCGGCTAATAAGGCATTTGTGTGGATGAATTAACCATGAATGGTCTCGCTTTTGCCGTAATTTTGGATCACCTGAGCCTCGTAATCAAGGAATTCCTTCCATCGCTTATCCACGTCGATGCCGTTGGCATATTTTTTTGCCAGGCGAATGAAAGTCGTGTAGTGTGTGGCTTCGCTTATCATCAGTTCGTGGTAAAATTCCGATAGCCGCGCATCACCGATATGCTCCGACATCACCTTGAAGCGCTCACAGCTCCGTGCCTCTATCATGGCCGAAAGTAACAGCCGGTCTATCAACTGCGCATTGCGGCTGCCGCCTGAGGATAAAAATTTCCGCAATTCGTTCACATAATCATCCTTACGCTCACGCCCCAGGATATACCCGCGTTCCAGTATAATATCATGAACACGTTTAAAGTGATCCATCTCCTCCTGCACCAAAGCGGCCATTTCCTGCACCAGGTCGGAAAGATTTGGATTTTGTACGATAAGCGTGATGGCGTTGCTGGCTGCCTTTTGCTCGCAGAAGGCGTGGTCTGTCAGTATTTCTTCGATGTTACTCTCTACTACGTTCTTTACCCATAGCGGGTCGGTAGGCAACTGAAGTTTCAGGATGGTTCTTTCGCTCACGCGGCAAAAATACCTTTTGTTAGCTAAAAGCGAAAAGACCAAAGCTGAAAGCTATGATGTATGGAGAAGAATATTTGATTTTAAGCGTTAAAAAAAGCTTTAGTCTTTCGGCTTTTAGCTTTACGCTCTTTAGCCCCAAAGGTCTATCTCATTTTCCAGTTCGCCGTGCGGAACGAACTGGCTGGCGCCTTCCTGGTTTGCCTGCTCTATCTTCGCCATTAGCAATACCTTATCAATAAGCTCAACCACGTCGATCTTTTCCGGCATGTTATTTACAAAGTGTTCTAATTTTTCTTTCGAAAGCTGCATAAGTCCGTCAATTTTTGAGAATATGGTTTTACGTTATTTGA
Above is a window of Mucilaginibacter ginsenosidivorans DNA encoding:
- a CDS encoding sensor histidine kinase; its protein translation is MLRFRAYLVVVHIAGWLLFMALPLLFINAGEQNSIQSVFSSPYYWLFCITYAFLFYFNAYVLVPLLFLKKRYVTYGIITLVLLSGTYFLQPYDRLLRSNENRPGMAPMHIRSPMRDILRGRAMPPPRREGPGPHGEPPPGYPGSGGPPPDGPMQQSPHYGPYRHIDSISLFLFAMIIALSTAIRIIRQWQLSEQRAVQAESDKTSAELSFLKAQINPHFLFNTLNNIYTLAVMQDENAPESILKLSNIMRYVTDDAMENFVPLQYEVDCINDYIELQRLRLGDKTTIDMKVSGLIEDKVIAPLILMTFIENVFKYGISKHEPSTVSINILGHENGISFYCQNRIFPDKVQTEREGIGLKNVKQRLAYLYPGKHVLNINTENQLYTVNLILQA
- a CDS encoding SAM-dependent methyltransferase, whose product is MVYGTLYLVPVPLAENAAAKSFTPYLTDTINSIREYIVENEKTARRFLKEAGLKIPQNELIIHDYGKHSRDNDINSFFKGLTAGNDVGLMSEAGCPGVADPGSDIVAEAHKRGIKVVPLVGPSSILLAVMASGFNGQSFTFHGYLPIDKNERAKKIKELESMATRFNQTQLFIETPFRNNPMLEEILRSCAANTRLCIACDLTAADEFVQTKTIAAWRQKVPDLHKRPTIFLLFRS
- a CDS encoding Clp protease N-terminal domain-containing protein, which codes for MEAKFALRVKNLVQVAKELANEVGNAKLESEHFLLAFIKDPLNIVLR
- a CDS encoding OmpH family outer membrane protein, which gives rise to MRSLTIIFFIILASFGANAQTAPATAAPAQAPTVVFINSDSLLANYAYYKAIKTKLENLSAQAQNEITTKGQAFQKEVAAYQKKVNSLTPAQKAATEKALAKKQNDLQALNQNTAKQLQDIEASENANLYDRIAEYLKGYTKTKGYKIVLTYSKSNPSMLYGDDSLDVTKDVLVGLNEEYNKAGK
- a CDS encoding LytR/AlgR family response regulator transcription factor, whose product is MIKLKCIAIDDEPLALRLIARYVHQFPELQLVQTFEDAVSGGEYLKNSPVDLLFLDINMPDISGIQLARSLETRPMIIFTTAYKKFAFEGFELEALDYLLKPIDAKRFAKAVEKAIEYFRYKNAAPEKQETSLYVYSEYRMIKINLDDIEYIESMEDYIKIHQQNAKTILTLMPLKKVLEKLPADKFQRVHRSFIVAVDKIRSIHNRKIQLAGAELPVSETYMDFVRKWMKFK
- a CDS encoding FAD-dependent monooxygenase; protein product: MRITEEHTKVLIVGAGPSGLMMAAQLLRYGVQPLIIDNKQGPTSHSNALGVQARSLEIYRQMGVSDKVVQNGKQAQGLTFTENSKQAASISLANAGKGQTLFPYVLLYQQYKNERLLLDYLTHHACPVYWETSLITLKQNPGYAYAALKNAEGEYHVKCDWVIGADGAHSTVRKQLNIPFKGDTYPHHFYLVDAELDAPFLDGDYVQLYLSKTGFSGFFPMPEKDCYRIIGSLPAEFENKEDIKIDDVLPLLDKVIGQPVRVVKNNWFTTYKLHHRMAEHFRDHRCFLVGDAAHIHSPVGGQGMNTGLQDAYNLAWKLAGVVTGNIHETILNSYEAERMPVARDLLSSTDRVFNIIMSDGWLMGLVKKWVLPAVLNYFGKNDKIKAQLFRRVSQTGISYRDSKINVHLSRSTRIKAGDRLPYLEIYDEKKQEETDLHAWCSKPGFTLIILGKFDEMLLFNIAKWITNRYTGVLNFFYLPPSGKNLDVFEAFEVSPHQEKAIIVRPDMHIGYMNDLVSIAMLDNYLVNVASVIPAKK
- the miaE gene encoding tRNA-(ms[2]io[6]A)-hydroxylase; amino-acid sequence: MSERTILKLQLPTDPLWVKNVVESNIEEILTDHAFCEQKAASNAITLIVQNPNLSDLVQEMAALVQEEMDHFKRVHDIILERGYILGRERKDDYVNELRKFLSSGGSRNAQLIDRLLLSAMIEARSCERFKVMSEHIGDARLSEFYHELMISEATHYTTFIRLAKKYANGIDVDKRWKEFLDYEAQVIQNYGKSETIHG
- a CDS encoding 3-keto-disaccharide hydrolase, with translation MNQQTVFGKWHGIMSLLFIFSLFFIPAAHAQQSKDPDVIGRWDLTVDKGGQSLPSWLEVQKSGTHTLIGRFCYAFGSARPISQVMEKDGKFSFSIPPQWEEGSRNMDFEFEVNGDAIKGTMVYTDGQTYNWTGVRAPLLARSKTPVWGKPIRLFNGKNTKGWHTDGRPNQWVVENGILRSKKSGANLMTDKTFTDFKLHIEFRYQQGSNSGVYLRGRYETQVIDTKSGEPEPINNQFSSIYGFLAPNKMMAKNPGEWQSYDITLVGRLVTVVANGQEVICRQIIPGITGGAIDSKEGEPGPIFIQGDHGPIDYRNIVITPAK
- a CDS encoding intradiol ring-cleavage dioxygenase, with amino-acid sequence MERKNFLKTFALAAAAGPMILDSCKKDSVTKTSTSTTTGTSTSTTTTSTTGSCIVTATETEGPYPYPSGEIKNPLERSDVTESTQTGVPLSLTFIVVDAGNNCNIVSNARVDIWHCNKDGYYSGYANQPGILGTKSYVGSTWLRGYQLTDSAGLAKFTTIYPGWYTGRATHIHIEVYVDGVMKKTTQICFSEAINNTVYASSLYSAHGVNTTTNEADSIFGDSLTDLANETVSLTGSVSEGYTGSYTIGITL